GTCATTCGGGAGGATAGCGCTACAACGCGCCTGCGCGTCGTGTTCAACGCGTCGTGTGTCACGTCAAACGGATCGTCATTAAACGATCACTTACTCGCTGGTCCGAAACTGCAGGCGGATCTACCCactatattattacaatggCGTCATTTCAAATTTGTTTGCACGGCTGATATCGCAAAAATGTATCGACAAATCTTGGTCGACCAACGAGATGTTGACTACCAGCGTGTTATCTGGAAAGGAGAACAGAACGAGCCTGTCGAGTATCAGCTGCTTACCGTCACCTACGGAATGACGTGCGCTCCTTTTCTCGCGCTTCGCGTGcttcaaaaattaatcgaCGACGACGGACAGCGACTTCCGCTCGCAATCCCGATCCTGCGTGGTCAAATCTATGTCGACGACGTCCTGTTCGGCGGTGACGATATTGAGTTCGTTCGGCAATCTCGCGATCATCTTGTCGGTCTACTGCGTTCCGGCAAATTCGAGTTGCGCAAATGGGCCAGCAATTCCCAGGAATTGCTTGACGACATTGATCCGTCGGATCACGGCTTGGCGTGTAACAAACAGATCGCAGCCGACGACAGAGTCAAAGTTCTTGGCATTGTCTGGAACCCGGTTCGCgatatttttcaagtaaagGTATCTCTCCTTACGGTCATCCCTCGAAGCAAACGGTCAATTCTTTCAACCATTGCAAAACTTTACGATCCATTAGGCTGGGTTACTCCGGCTACAATTTCggctaaaatatatatgcaacaGCTATGGCGCCTACACATAACCTGGGATGAGGACATTCCTGAGCCTCTTCTCAGCAAATGGATATCAATCTACTCCAAACTTTCTTTCCTAAACGACCTTCAACTATCCCGGTGGACGGGCGTTCATTCGAACATCTCATATGTCGAATTACACGGTTTTGCCGATGCATCCACCCTCGCTTACGCGGCTTCCGTGTATTTGAGGGTTATTTCCGATTATGGGAGCGTCACCATCTCATTGCTTGCCGGCAAATCAAAGGTAGCTCCCCTTGCCCCCCTCACCGTCCCTCGCCTTGAGCTGTCCGCGGCGTTACTTCTCACTCGCCTCATGACCTTCGTGTTAAAGTCTCTCGCGATGCCATCCGTTCCATGCGTTTGTTGGACGGACTCAACGATCGTGTTGACGTGGGTACGCGCTCATCCATCGCGTTGGAAAACGTTTGTCGCCAACCGAGTAAACGCGATTCAAAGTCAGCTGCCTGATGCCGAGTGGCATCACGTGCCGACTTCGGATAACCCCGCGGACTGTGCGTCGCGAGGGCTGCCCGGTGACGAACTGATCCGTCATGACCTGTGGTGGCAAGGACCTTCCTGGTTACGAGCTCCAAGAGAGGACTGGCCTTCCGAGCCTACCTCCCAGACCATGGATGCTGGTATTGAGGAAAGAATTGTTGCTTTACATTCTGAAACGTCTGCTAGCTGGGATCTTGCTACTCGATACTCGTCATGGCCACGATTGGTTCGCATTACGGCATATCTCTTCAGATTTCTAAAGGCTTGTCGACGCTCTAATGTCGATCCGCCTCCCCTCTCCTCTCCGAATAAATCTCTTTCCTGCCTCGAATTCCGCTCAGCCAAGACATTTTGGCTCAAATGCATACAAGCCGAACTTTTTTCAGATGAGATTGGCTCGTTAAGTAAAGGGAATCAAATCTctccaaaaaataaattaaccgCTCTGCGGCCTTTCCTCGATCGTGACGGGGTGCTCCGCGTGGGGGGCCGTCTTCGCCAGGCTCCGCTCCCATATACTGTGAAACATCCCGTGTTACTCGCATCTCACCATCTGGTGCATCTCATCGTCCTGCAAGCTCATTCGCGGGTTTTACACGGGGGCTTGCAGCTCACTCTGAGCACCCTCCGCCATGATTTCTGGATCATTCGCGCTCGAAGTCTGGTCAAGGCTGTAATCCATAAATGTATCGTATGCTGTCGGGAGCGGGCCGCGATTCCCGTGCAGCTAATGGGAGACCTTCCCCCCATGCGCGTCTCGGTACCTTCTCGTCCCTTTTCTCACTGTGGCGTTGATTATGCCGGGCCGATCAAAGTGCGTTCGGCAACCGGTCGCGGTATAACGGCGAGAAAAGCTTATATCGCTTTATTTATCTGTTTGGCCACGCGAGCTATCCATTTAGAGTTGGTCGGGGATTACTCGACTCCGGCATTTCTCAATGCATATTTGCGATTCTGTTCTCGCCGTGGTCTCCCGTCTGATATGTACTCGGACAATGGAACGACATTCGTGGGCGCTGAGAGAGAGCTTCGATCCGCTTATCAATCTGCTATGCGCGACcccaattttcaaaataaaatcgcGACTGATGGTGTTTCCTGGCACTTCATTCCTCCGTCTGCACCGCATTTCGGCGGAATGTGGGAAGCGGGCGTCCGCAGCGTGAAGCACCATCTGCGTCGCATTTTAGGTGAACACACTCTCTCCTTCGAAGAGTTCACCActcttttatgtaaaatcgaGGCATGTCTGAACTCGCGTCCAGTCGCTCCATTGTCCGATTCCTACGACGATTATGAGATCCTCACTCCGGGGCATTTTCTAATAGGCTCCGCTCTGACCGTCCCGCCTGAACCTTCGCTGTTGCATCTGAGGGAAAATCGATTGTCTCGATGGCAGCTCGTTCGTCACATAACCGAGCGTTTCTGGAGGGTATGGACAAGCGATTACCTCAACACTCTGCAGCAGCGAGGCAAATGGCGAAAGGTCcaagcaaatataaaaatcggaCAAATGATTCTCTTACGCAATGCGACGTTGCCCCCGTGTAAATGGGAACTCGGACGGGTCACGCAAATTCACCCTGGCCCCGACGGTTTAGTGCGCGTCGTGACCGTGAGAACCGCGACTTCGGAGTATAAGCGTCCGATTACGAAGCTATGCCTTCTACCGATCGAGAATGTGACGCCGAGCAATGACGATTGCACCGTTGGCAGTGTTTAGTTTTAGTTTAAGCTGCGCCGCTACTGTATATTCTCTGTTCGTATTACTATTAAGATTCGTTTGTTCAACTTCGCTTTCTTCTGTTCAATATGTTATGTTCGTCTCGAATTTGAATCTGTATTGTATTGCGGAGCGAATAATTAAGCATCATTTTGAAACGTGCGTTTCAAGGCGGCCGGTATGTTTGGAATTCGAGATTCGGGGAGAATATTCGAGTTCTACAACATATGATTTCCATCATCTTTTGTTTATCGTTGGTAAAGCGTCGTGCCAGTGGAGTGCGATCGTATACCAATATTTCGATTGTTGCGAGCCGTGATGCTCGAGCTCCGCGGACGCGTCGGCGCTGCATGATCGAGTCGTGATCGTGGGATGCTGCATGTATTTCCTACATGCTACACTCCCTCCTGTTATGAGGGAGAGTCTTTGGAGCGATCGCTTGCTGAGCGACGTTCAGAATGTTTTCTGCAAACGCTCTCGCCTCTCAAACTTTCGCTCTCGTTTTTTCTCGATCGTGCAGCTCGCCGTTCGACGTGTCGTTAAGGAACACTGATCACTCGCCTGATCATTAGTGCGGGTTAATCGCTTTGTTTGTGACGTTTAATGTGTGACGCAAAGATTAGGAGGATCGACGGGTGATTCGCTCGCGAGAGTACGTACGCTTCGCGGATCTCAGTGCGGCGCCCTCGGTCAAG
This genomic stretch from Monomorium pharaonis isolate MP-MQ-018 chromosome 4, ASM1337386v2, whole genome shotgun sequence harbors:
- the LOC105839496 gene encoding uncharacterized protein LOC105839496, giving the protein MSEALSGQLMRQHSIERALENFKKIGRNNLTPAKIRSRAASLKDLWRAYQDGHVTLTQVIPVPTQATLDYFSKTQFDKTEEVYNATLDYMMDCLEDLEPVVSQHNQSNETVHSIHDASSLSLMHLPSIDMPPFDGNYADWETFRDRFTSLIIQNKDLTDFSRMHFLASALKGRARESIASLAITANNFKIAWRTLSGRYESKRRLLSFHLSALLDLPPVTRESATELQLLCDKVNIAISSLQKLDRTPSELWDDFLVYLTSKKLDSNTRKAWTLHTNQAASPSTFEVLSRFLDSRIRALEECQQNPNSKATTKSASSARVHVATASDSATLTCPLCKSRHFINACPQFTAKNACQRRELVKRFKRCFNCLSTRHSASECPSKYSCRLCDKKHHTTLHIESETSSGPATVTSQTAQASPSVEHADEINSLLTSAKPGMTAQVLLATAWVNLKVASGRSATVRALLDQGSEATFISENVAQLLRAKRIRMPVSISAVGGTRVGTVQHAASVIISPRVSNTPALETTALILPSLTSYAPKRVSEPYCLAHLADLSWADSKPTSSDPIQIIIGADLYGDIIQAGVRKGKTGQPFAQNSIFGWIISGPLETTSVASRYTDYFSANSRNSAHLTVHHCSSLDSLAGEIKRFWEIEEVPRSPSLTPQEDICESHFRATHSRQQDGRYIVRLPFKRDPPIEIGSSRRSAERLYNTLLRRFRLHPELEKEYDKFMREYEQLGHMRRALPPLDSLQQHVHIPHHPVIREDSATTRLRVVFNASCVTSNGSSLNDHLLAGPKLQADLPTILLQWRHFKFVCTADIAKMYRQILVDQRDVDYQRVIWKGEQNEPVEYQLLTVTYGMTCAPFLALRVLQKLIDDDGQRLPLAIPILRGQIYVDDVLFGGDDIEFVRQSRDHLVGLLRSGKFELRKWASNSQELLDDIDPSDHGLACNKQIAADDRVKVLGIVWNPVRDIFQVKVSLLTVIPRSKRSILSTIAKLYDPLGWVTPATISAKIYMQQLWRLHITWDEDIPEPLLSKWISIYSKLSFLNDLQLSRWTGVHSNISYVELHGFADASTLAYAASVYLRVISDYGSVTISLLAGKSKVAPLAPLTVPRLELSAALLLTRLMTFVLKSLAMPSVPCVCWTDSTIVLTWVRAHPSRWKTFVANRVNAIQSQLPDAEWHHVPTSDNPADCASRGLPGDELIRHDLWWQGPSWLRAPREDWPSEPTSQTMDAGIEERIVALHSETSASWDLATRYSSWPRLVRITAYLFRFLKACRRSNVDPPPLSSPNKSLSCLEFRSAKTFWLKCIQAELFSDEIGSLSKGNQISPKNKLTALRPFLDRDGVLRVGGRLRQAPLPYTVKHPVLLASHHLVHLIVLQAHSRVLHGGLQLTLSTLRHDFWIIRARSLVKAVIHKCIVCCRERAAIPVQLMGDLPPMRVSVPSRPFSHCGVDYAGPIKVRSATGRGITARKAYIALFICLATRAIHLELVGDYSTPAFLNAYLRFCSRRGLPSDMYSDNGTTFVGAERELRSAYQSAMRDPNFQNKIATDGVSWHFIPPSAPHFGGMWEAGVRSVKHHLRRILGEHTLSFEEFTTLLCKIEACLNSRPVAPLSDSYDDYEILTPGHFLIGSALTVPPEPSLLHLRENRLSRWQLVRHITERFWRVWTSDYLNTLQQRGKWRKVQANIKIGQMILLRNATLPPCKWELGRVTQIHPGPDGLVRVVTVRTATSEYKRPITKLCLLPIENVTPSNDDCTVGSV